The Borreliella valaisiana VS116 genome has a segment encoding these proteins:
- a CDS encoding ParA family protein has protein sequence MDQKKPIIITLASLKGGVGKSSLSILFSYVLKELGKKVLLIDLDPQNSLSSYFNRYITNIKKHNVYEFLKGNTYFDKCENKINEFISIIPSHPVLEKFNTDDIDYKEIILEFRLNKSSKSFDFDYIIIDTSPSKNFLLKNALNVTDHVIIPVQVERWSIESFSILKETINNIQNIKNKKYNISIIENQFIKNRNTLKEVEDVLYKKYGRYIKGKIHFSNSIKVFINDLLEPSLKEIYYREAENALKNIL, from the coding sequence ATGGATCAAAAAAAACCAATTATAATTACACTTGCAAGTTTAAAAGGAGGGGTTGGGAAAAGCTCACTTTCTATACTTTTTTCTTATGTCTTAAAAGAATTAGGCAAAAAAGTATTATTAATTGATCTTGATCCACAAAATTCTTTAAGTTCCTATTTTAATAGATATATAACTAATATTAAAAAACATAATGTTTATGAATTTTTGAAAGGAAACACCTATTTTGATAAATGTGAAAATAAAATTAATGAATTTATTTCTATAATTCCTTCCCATCCTGTTTTAGAAAAATTTAATACAGATGATATAGATTATAAAGAAATTATTTTAGAATTTAGATTGAATAAAAGTAGTAAAAGTTTTGATTTTGATTATATTATAATAGATACTTCTCCTAGTAAAAATTTTCTTTTAAAGAATGCTTTAAATGTTACAGATCATGTTATAATCCCGGTTCAAGTGGAAAGATGGTCAATAGAAAGCTTTTCTATTTTAAAGGAAACTATCAATAATATTCAAAATATTAAAAATAAAAAATATAATATTTCTATTATAGAAAACCAATTTATTAAAAATAGGAATACCTTAAAGGAGGTTGAAGATGTATTGTATAAAAAATATGGCAGATATATAAAAGGGAAAATTCATTTTTCAAATAGTATAAAAGTTTTTATAAATGATCTTTTAGAGCCTTCTTTGAAAGAAATTTATTATAGGGAAGCTGAAAATGCTTTAAAAAATATACTTTAA